AGCAGACGTTGCGGGCCACGCTGTAAAGTCAGGTTCTGAAGTCGGATCATAATGGCGGCGGAGTCTACCAGCTTCGCTCACAACTGGCGCGAGTAGCACGATGTCCTCTGACCTGTGGAGCTTTGCCCTTGATGTCTACGCCCGGCCGGGCGTGGAAGATGCCTGCCTGCAATTGCAAACGGCGGGCGCCAATGTCTGCCTGTTGCTCTGCGGTTTGTGGCTGGAGCAGCGCGCAGTAGCCTGCGATGAACCGCGCGTGCGCCTGCTCAAGGCCCTGACTGCGCCTTGGGATATCGAAGTGGTACAACCGCTGCGAACCCTGCGCATGCAATGGAAAGCGCGGGCTGCCGATGATGCGGTGGTGGCGGGTATGCGCGAGCAGATCAAATCACTTGAGCTTGAAGCTGAGCGTACCTTGCTGTCACGGCTCGAAGGTGTGGCGCAGGAGTGGACGCGTAACGATGCAGGTGCGGTGACCTGGCTTGAAGGCTTGGCCGGCAATGCGGCCAGCCTGAACCGCGACGCGCTGCAAGTGCTGCGCGTCGCGGCAACCGGCACTTAGGAAGCGCTGGTCGGGGTGTTGCTGACGCTCGACGAAGCGGCTGGCGCTGGCGCAGTCGAAGGGGTCGAGTGAGTAG
This genomic interval from Pseudomonas koreensis contains the following:
- a CDS encoding TIGR02444 family protein; its protein translation is MSSDLWSFALDVYARPGVEDACLQLQTAGANVCLLLCGLWLEQRAVACDEPRVRLLKALTAPWDIEVVQPLRTLRMQWKARAADDAVVAGMREQIKSLELEAERTLLSRLEGVAQEWTRNDAGAVTWLEGLAGNAASLNRDALQVLRVAATGT